In the genome of Passer domesticus isolate bPasDom1 chromosome 2, bPasDom1.hap1, whole genome shotgun sequence, the window TTGGAaatgagaaaaggaagaaagctaAAGCCCAATCTGCACTAGAGAAGGTTTGCCAGCATAGCTGCATCCCAGATCTCAAGACACAGATGGTTTAAACAGCCCTGGAACTAATAGGGTTTCTGCCATTAGCATTTATGCCAATTCACTGAGTGAACATAACTCTTCTGGCTAAAATATTCAGTTGTGTCAATGCTAGGATTTAAATCcctaaaaaaatataattaaaaccaaacaaacaaacaggaaaaaaatcccaacaacaAAAACTCCACACAACAGGAAAAGCACATGAAAGTAGCAAATGAGGACTTCTTGGTTATCCTGTGGTGCTCATGGAAAGTCTGATCAGTTACCTGCCCACATTAATGCTCTGGCTCCATGCAGGAGAAAGCAGGAACAAGAACAGTTCTCTGTATTGTATCACCAGCACTGTGGCACCCCATGCAGAGTATAGCAAAAATCATGTCCTGGTTAGTATCGATCTAAGTTTGAAGGCACCGAACATGAGTTTTAGAAAGACAGCCCCCAACCTAAGTGTACAAGTCACCAAGGCGAGTGGAAGTCATCAAGGCAAGGCATCCTCCAGCAGAAAATAAttgtctgaaagaaaaaaaccaaacattcctCCACAACAAAATCCTATGCTATGGATGCATCACTTTGAGAAAGCTTTCCACAAattcttcctgcttttctggcagctttcctcTCTGTCTTTCCCACGGAgacaagacaaaaataaaaatcttcaaTTCTACTTCCTATAAAATGTTGATGCTCTTAATATCCCTCCCTATTCCAAAATCATCAGCTTTAAGgactgttttgtttgttttgcttgacATTTTTCTTGGCCAGGGCTACATGCACATCATTCAGGGGAAGTAGCCTGAATTGTCTCAGTTAGTCCTGATAAAGGAAATGTTAGAGAAGTGCTGTTCAGGGCAAAGTCAATGCAGAGCTTGCATCTGATAGGATTATCCCATGCCATATGGATAATAAGATCAAGGGGAAACAACCTTCAGTCTCCAAGATGATCAGATGAGGATTAGAACAAAGACAAATGACACAGCTAGAAGTACAGAGAAAGAGACTGGGAAACATGTAGTAAGACAAACACTGTCTAAAATAACATCAGTCTCCAAAAACTAGTCAGAGATGAGATTAAAGATTAAGTGAATTCTGCCATCTCTCCTAAGTGTAAGTGATCAGCCACAGACTTGTGCTGTTGTTGTGTCACACAGAATCCTGCTGCAGATGAGGAGCACAGGGACGTGTCACTTTCACTCCTCTTCCAGCAAACTCTTCTGAGAGTTTACAATTCTCCCTCAAAGCTATCCTGGTGatcacacagaagaaaaataattccccAACTGTTGGACCATGGTACAGTCTGAAAATTATGTTATGTTATAGATTGAAATAGAGATCTTTTCCAGGCACGCATTTGAAAATATTGATTGTTTTGTTACTGAATCTCCTTCTTGTAAAAGAGTTTCAGAGGGTGGTCTGTCAGTGAAGGAGGTTTGGGACTTGCAGCTGCACACAAGTGTTTTCAGAAGGCTGTCAAAGAACACATGGCCTCAAAGCATAAGGATGAGTGGGAAGTGGGAGAAACAAGGCTGTATTTTATGACTGTTTGAGCAAACTCAAACTGCCTCTCAACCTCCTtgctccagcactgccttgTGATTACTACAGGTTTCAAGCCCTTACCTGAAAAGGCAGTGTTTTTGGAACACAAGCAAAGCCATTCTGCATTTTCAACCCTCTGTACAAATTCAGTTGACAGCAATGAAAGCAAGCCACTCCTGCCTAGGAAGAATCTAGTTGTACAAGTTAGATAAATAATGGCTGATTAGTCACTTTGATTCACtacaaatcaaaaaaaaaataaaaaaagaaaaaagaaaaaaggaaaaaaacttcaagtaaaaacaaacaggaacCTTGCTTTTTCTTCACCAGAACTAAAGCAAACCTTTTAAACTTTTTCTTAATACAGAAAAGTTTTGGTTGAATGGAACATTTCAGGCATGTTAGATCCAAACTAAACTAAGGATGAATGCCAAAGAATAAGGATGGGAAGTGAGTGGCCCACTTATGTTCAAGTTCAGATCCCAACCCCAAGTCCAAGAGGATATGTGCCACAGCGTGGCGGCCACAGCGTTACATGGGATTTTGTCTTTATCATCATGGAGGTGCCATTTTGCTCAGTGTGGAGCTCACACTGGGGGATTGGGTGCTCAAACACTATTTCTCACACATATTATTTAAAGAGCTTTGAGCATCGCAGCAGAAAAGATGGCAGGAAGCAGTTCCCATAGGAACTATTATCCAGGACCTGACCCTCTGGGACTCTTCCACAACAtatacaacacaagagaaaactaGCCAAGCCATTATCCTGAGAGATCTGGACTAGGGGCTCAGATCAGCCTCAAATAAGGGAGGAAACCAAATCCCTTTATCTAACAAAGAAACATCACTGTCATCTCTTCTGGAGAACTATGAATAGAGGAATGAAATTCTCTTTCTCCAGCCAAAAATTATCAAATCCTAACAGGTTCACTCTGTGACCACCCAAGTAACTGAAGCTGGATTTGGGAGTCATGTGTTATATAAGCAAGTCCATCATCCTGTGTTCTTgctgctcctccttccctcccccccACACCCCTCAGCTAGATTAAAACAGATGGCAGAGGGACATGAAATAAGGAGCAAACACAGGCAAGTGACTAATTTTCCAAAAGGAGACAGAAAGCCGAACCCTTAACTTCAACGTTAGAAGCAGCAAGGAATGCATAATTACCCTCTGAACATCACATTCCTCCACAGAAGCAGATGCAGTGGTTGCTACAGATAACATGACAACAAGCAGGGGAGGGATCCTCCAGGCAGGCTTGACAGGCAGTCTGGGACTACACTGCAGTCCTAGACACACAAGCAGAGAACCTGGCAAAGGAGTGGGAAATATGAAGGTGAGTTAACTGCACCAAGGAGATGAGGACAGAGTTATTCCAGTGCTTCCCTTTTACCAGAGAGCGCTGTCTTCATTCCTGTCCTGCTGGAGTTGGTGCTTGCATCTCTCCTGTCAGCACCCAGTGGCAGAGGGCAAAttccccttccctggcagctCGAGGAAGGCTTCAGACTTTGCATTTCAGCTGCTTCAGTGGAAGCACTACCTATCTCTGTTGGTTTTGCTCCAGGAAAAACAAGATGACAGAGTAGACATTTGCGGGGGTAATTTTCAGGGCTAAGTCCATCAGACTTTGTCATTTTAGCCATTTGGGATTATTTCTGCTGGCAGAACGAATTTAAAGAGACATCCAGAAAATTTAAAGCAAGCATAATCCTTGTTGTGCCTGACACAAAGCATACTGCAGCACATCATTTTGCCAACAGGAGGACTTTTAAGACTGTTACACAGCTAAGAAAGGACCAAATCCAGGTTCAAGGCACAGAAAGGGACTTTTCTTTGCCATTCTGTAAGAAATCAGAGCGCTGTGCTCAGACATGGAGATACCTATTCTCCAGGACTCAGACTTGTTTCCTTGCTGTGTTATATTGGTATTCAGGGCATGATGCAAAGCCTATTTATTTGCCCTTGCTTCTCTGAAGCGTGCTTGGGAGACAGAATTCCGCATTATCTTTAGTTGATATTAGTTCAATTGATTTATCTGTAATTTTGCAGTTATTTGTTGTCTGTGTTTCTAGGTCTGTTGTGACCTTTTACAAGTGGGAATTATAAATAACTCCAGTTTGTGGAGGCTCATACAGCAAAACTAAACAGCTTTTAAGATATTCCTCCAGCTGCCAATACATTTCAGGTCCAAACTGTGCTCAGTCCCATGGACTGGATAGCATCACCTAAACAGGGAATCTTACGCATTACTTTAGCATGCATATACAAATATTTGCTGACAGATTAAGAACTGGAAATAACTCTGTCTCTGAGTTAAGTAGCAGATATGgggggggagaaaaagaaaaaaaataaggttttAAGCATGAAGAAATGCAGAGTGGGTAAGGAGAGTTGGCAACCTTGTAATTTCTGCTTCGCACTTCAGTCTGCTGACAGACATCTACTTTGCATTCCAGGAAAGACAGGCTTGCTGCAGCAGCCTTCAGCTGGCAAGGAACTTCCCTTACAAACCTTGTCCCAGTGATGCAGTGTGGCTTTAGGAGCCTTAGGAAGAGTTATGGGCAGGAAAGAATTTAAGTACACCAAGAATCAGGTGAAAGTGTCCCTCTACCCTTCCTCCTATGTTGGGACATGGGAGTTCAAGATCAAAGTACACATCGCCTATCAGATCCAAGTACAAGCTCCTCTTTCTTAAAATGGGACACCTGCTGGCAagtgaagtgtttcatttcaAAGCCAGCTGAAGCCTGGTGGAAGGTGAAAAACTAGGAGCtttctctgccccagcacaatTTTGTCTTGTGTTTACTTAAAGAACAAAAACTGCTATTGCTGCCTGTAGTAGTTTAAATGCCCTAAATTCAATCCCTGGCTTGTTTTGCTGTCTAATTCCTGTTACTGTTATTTAATTAAGACACATTTTGCTAATGAACCCACACAGAAAATAAGCAAACACCTTCTTCCACCCCTTCCAGTACTCTCAGAAAACCTGTATTCAAAAGCACTACTTAAACCCTAATCAGCAAGTTTTCTCCCCACCAATGCTTAAAgcaatattaaataaaaagacaaaaacaggACCAAAAATCAAGAGCTGTAAAATTCTAGCAGTTCAATCTACATTCAGAACCCCAAACAGCAGACTGATGATGCCTTTCTCAAAGGTATTCCCAGCCACGTTTCTCCAGCATTAgggatttttaattatttttcatgttttcaagGGCAGAGTAGTACTGTTTTCCAAACCTGGAAAGGCAGACTCAGGCTGCTGAACAAGAgtaattacattgttatttggTAAATCTTAGTCACAAATGGTGGGTTATGGGCTTAATAACACACACACGTGCTCAGAAAAAGCTGAAACACCAGCAGCATCAATTTTTCTTGAGTGACCTCTAGACAAATTCAATGTTTCCTTTTGTGATAAGGCTGCACAGACATTTTCACCCATGCCTTCTCACCTGATCAGTGAGAtgatatatgtgtgtgtttacaGACAAGGAAGTATTTACATTCAGGTCACCTTAATATGCCAGatctggaaggaaaggaaaaaagatatGTAGAAGTGGCTAATTCCTCCAAAATAATAATATTCCTATGTCCAAGATAAGAGGCATGCTATCTTAGGTGAACAGCAGCTTCCTTTGTTTGCAGAGCTCTTGTTCAACAatcataaataataataaataaataattaataaagtACAAGACATCATTTTCACCAGTCTTAAATTCAGGACAATGTAATTCAATCAAAATTTCAGGGCTTTCCAGAGTTTTGGAACAACAGCTGAGTATTGAAAaggtaataataaaaaacaacaCTTCCATCTGCAGCAAGAACAGGTGCCATGGAAATTGAGTTATCAGTGATAAGCTGATAGATTCTACAAGAGGGGCATCGAGCTGCCAATTCCACAAAAGTAGCCTTACAAACATCTGGACTGTAGTAATTCTTCTGAAAATAGCTGCATGCTTGAAGTAGTCACTGCTAAACCCATTCCACAAGAGATAAATCATGCTAGTAAgagaaagcaataaaaataaacaaactaaTGTTCCAGGGAATTCCTCTTGTTTTACAAGTGAATTAGCAGAAGCACTGTAATGAATTTGCTCAAAAATTGACAGGGAAAGGCtaaagcagaggggcagaggtcAGCTCTCCTGCATTCTAACCCAGTGCACTGTCTACAGGATCATCCTTCATACTCCTAAAAGTGGGTTGGTTGCTTGCTGTGGACAGAAGCCAGCCATAGCAACTGACTGAACTGAgttccacttaaaaaaaaattctagaaTTAGGTCACTCTGGCCATtagcaaaagagaaagaatcAGCAGTCATTAAATACTGCCAATGTTTCAACCCCACATATTTATAAAACAATCTTTTTAGTTAATGATCACCCAGTAAAGCTGCACCAGTTAGAAAAGAATCCCCACCTCACTTGACCAGGAAAGCCACCAAATTCTGTGATGGGCAGTGCTGAACATTCCAGACCTCTGCATGGCTCTGCCTCCACACAGAGAGGCAGAATCACTGCACAGAAATGTGCACTTTTCTGCCACTGTGCTTCTCATAAAGAGCCTCCAAATCACAGCAGCACTAAGGAAACTTATTCCTACACACCACCTTTACAAATCCACCCATAGTGTCCTCCTTACTCCATAGTCTCAAACTGAAGAATCTTTCAAAAACGATTAATCAGCTTTCATTACCTCTAAATTGCTTTTTCCTTGCTTGCAATTAAGGACTAATATCCAAAGAGTTAGAAATTTATAAGGTGATTAAACATAACGAGTGATTAGCCATAGAATGATCAACTGCTGAATATCAACAGATATCTTAGTTTTTCCCcaataaactttttttccctatgtATTTGCACAAGCTTGAAAAGGAAGATTTATTTAGCAGAGGTTGAGCATTCACCAGATAATAGCATATGTGTCTGTTCTTTCCCTGAAGGCAGCTAGATATAGACAAAAGTATCTGTAAAACAGAAATTAGTGTGGATTCAGAAGATTTTAAGGTGACACTGACACAGTGAAAGATCTATTTCTACATGTGTAAAGTATATTTCAAGTTTAGAGAAAGGAACACAGAAAGCACACACATGTTGTGATCAGCTCATGTACAGGACAAGTATCTGCTCAGCATGTGCAAATATCATCacataaaatatatttccttttcttgtgCTTCCATTCAATTAGATGTTGGTCAATCAGTGCTAAAAACACTCTTGAGCAGTCAGTAGCATATTAAGCACTGCCTGGGTTAAAATATCAAACCAAGTGACTGAGCTGGGTGCAAGGTTATAAACAGTAAACAAGATTCTTTTTCAGCCACTCCAGCATAATATCAAAAAGCTTTATTTATGTTAATGAAACcaaatttctgaaagaaaaaaatattaatttcatatATTTCCCTACACTTGATATCCAATGTAACACAAGTGCAACTCACTCACCACACTCAAAAATCTGTGAGAAATAACCCCACTGAGGTGTTCATCAAGTAGATCTTACACAAGAAATTGCAGGTCAACACTCACTAGAGGATGAAACCTGATCCTCTTTAGAGCAGAGCTTGTCACTCACAGTAAAAGCTGGAAACACCAATTCAGCTGCATTCTGCAAGGTACTCAGAAACTCTTCTTGACAAGAACACATCCCCAGAACACAACCAAGAACTTATTTCATCAGTGTTTCTCTGTAttttcctccctgctgagccacagGAGTGTTTAGGCTATTTCCATAGAAACGTCATTAACAGAACAAGTAGCGCCCAGGTTTCCTTCCGTTTTCTTTAGCAGAAACCACAGAACAGCAAAACTTGTGGAAAAGTAAAGATGTTCTTAGGACTCTAACGTACATCTCATATTTCACTTAGGCAATAAGTGAACCATTTGAAGCTTTAAAACATATTAAGCTCTTTCATTTTAGAGATGTGCAAGAGGAAGACGTAAAATGACACTttcacaaatttttttttcttctcctgtttgTATGGTGTCACCCCAGGGCATATGGCAATGTTCCAcatttctattttctcttcAAAACTATGTCCCAGTTAAGAAATCCCATGTTTAGCTAATACACGAGGAATGAGTCACTTATTGATGGGGAAAATGAGTTTATATGGGGAAAATAAGCATTATGCCTGCTGGATTAATGTTTTCAACAGTCATTACATTGCTTAGTGGAGCAGTCAGCACAAGCCTAGAAGTAGTATTAGTGCTTACTTTAGGATGAGGTTGTTCACATTTAACTAGTTTCAGGACTCCTCTACAAAGCATTCAGAATAAGTGCCTCTAGCTGGAAGGGAAGTAACTATTTTTAGCCACTCGAGGAACCAGGCTGGAGTTTGGagccaaaataatttctaatgTTAAGTCTGAACATTTTGTAAGCTTAGGGCCCACAGTCTTTTAAGATGACAAAAATCAAGGGTGCATCATCTGAATCTTTTTACTTTTCCAACAGGTAACTGCCACGGGTAAAGATCGTCTTTAAAAGGGAACATGGATttaataaactcaactgaacaAAACAGTACATCAGAAGAACCTTTCAAATGGGCAACATCCAAGATTCTCATTTCCATTACCCTGTCTGTGCTTGCTCTAATGACAACGGCCATCAATTCTCTCGTGATGACTGCAATAATTGTGACAAGAAAGCTCCACCACCCCGCCAACTATCTAATCTGCTCTCTTGCAGTGACTGACTTCCTTGTGGCAGTCCTGGTGATGCCCTTCAGCATTGTCTACATCGTAAAGGAGACCTGGATCATGGGGCAGGTGGTGTGTGACATTTGGCTGAGCGTGGACATCACGTGCTGCACTTGTTCCATCCTGCACCTCTCTGCCATTGCTCTGGACCGGTACAGAGCGATCACGGATGCCGTGGAATATGCCCGGAAAAGGACACCTAAGCACGCTGGCATCATGATAGCAGTTGTATGGATCATATCCATTTTTATCTCCATGCCACCTTTGTTTTGGAGGCACCAAACAACCAGCAGGGAGGACGAATGCATCATCAAACACGACCACATTGTTTCCACCATTTACTCCACGTTTGGCGCCTTCTACATCCCGCTGGCTTTGATCCTGATCCTTTACTACAAGATCTACAAAGCAGCAAAGACATTTCACAGGAGAAGTGTCAGCCGCATCGTGAGGGAGGAGGGGGTGAATGGACAAGTCCTTTTGGATGCAGGTGAAAGAAGCACCAAATCAGCTTCAATGCCCAGCACAACAGAGAAGACCTCAGATCCCCTGGTGAGCTCTGATAAAATCAACATCACCCTACGAAGTCCCAGGTCTGAATCCAAGCACGAGAAGTCCTGGAAAAAACAGAGAATCTCCAGCACGAGAGAGCGAAAGGCAGCAACGACGCTGGGTTTGATCTTGGGGGCATTTGTGATCTGCTGGCTCCCGTTTTTTGTAAAAGAAGTAGTTGTTAACACCTGTGAAACATGTCATATCTCAGAGGACATGTCTAATTTCCTAGCATGGCTGGGATATATAAACTCTCTTATTAACCCTTTAATCTACACAATCTTTAATGAAGATTTCAAGAAAGCCTTCCAGAAGCTTGTACGATGCGGGCAATACCTTTAAGAGCTTTTGTTCACATAAGGAGAACACAGTCATTGTTTTTTAACCTGTATAAATTTATATAACTGAGATGGCATTTGTTGTATTTAAGGCGAAGCACCAGGACTCTGCATTTACATTATAACGACTTTTTTTGTATAGGTAATATTGGGAGCACTAATTGCCCAAGTTTTAAAGAGATGGATCATCTGGGACTGGTTTTGCTCTAGAAAAAGAGGTAGCTCTAATCCAGTTGGGATTTGCACAGCTGCCTAGCTTGAAGCATAAGGTATTACCTTAAATATGAAGGAAATATGCACTTGAAAtagacaaagaaacaaaacttttttaaaagcaaCCCTCAGTCATCAATGAAATGTTAAGTAAAATGACACACATTTTAAATCGTACTGATATAAGATATAAAACACGCCATAGAATGATTTTAACAGTCTGGCACAGGCCTGCAGCATAGAGCCAAGCCATTCACAGCCAAGGGTAGTAGCTTTAATATATCTACCATCATCCCAAGTCAGTGCTTCGTCCCACACGTGGACTTCCCTGTGTTACACAGcaccccagcagcaggcacgGGGCTCTCATGGGTTACCAGTTTCATAACTATCGAGTGTTGGGAGCCCTCTGCCATTGCACACCTACAGATGTGAGCAGAACCCCAAGGGAAACAACCAAACATCTGGGGCACCTCCAGTGAGCTGGGTACATGGAGTGCCTGGTGCTCTGAGACACCATTTCCAAGGGAAAGGGAAGACTCAAAGAGCAGCTAGTTCTCCTGGTGGAGAGGCTGTGCAGCACTTTCTGCAGCAGGGAAAGAGGGAGTGACCTCAGTATGCACTGCACACCCAGGCAGGGGGTCCTGTGGGATGCTCACTGAGAAGCTCGCCTCTAAATCCCTCCTTCCCCGTGAGCACCCATCCAtatccccattcccagcagaattaaaaatgtattacaGGAACTCCAGCCCACCCTAAATTACTTAGTCAAAGATGACCTCTATGAACAAATCCCTTCCAGGGCTCGAAAGATTGGCAGCTTGGCCAATCCTGACTTACATGTTCTAGATGCCAAGCCATGAAGTTGTTAAGAGCCACACCAAAACCCAGGTTTTGCACTTTTCAGGACTAATAGATTCAGTCTGTGTCACTAAGAGCTCAGATTCAAATTCTTGGTCAGACATTCAGTGCTGCCTCACAGGAACAGGTACTTGAGGCTCCTTACAGGGATTACAAACCCCACAGTCAGCAGCAGCAATCTCCTGGAGAGGTTCTCCAGTTTGGCACCTGGGCCACCAGCCAAAGGAACTGAGAAATGACAGCACTATTGTCACCTTTAGTTGGGGAAAGGTGTCACTGGCCCTTGCAATTGTTCTTCCAAGAGACTTTCAGTGGTTTGTATTCGACAAAAAGTCAACACTGTCATttgtctctctccctctccctcctctgtATTTTTAACTGGAGTTAAAACTCTGGAGTTTGtaataatttttgtattttccccACTGGCTACTAGCTGACACAACAGCTGTCAAAAGGGCTTCCTGCAAGATGACAAGGTTTGAAACTTGAGATACTGAACTAATTTGTTTCTGTTATTGCAACTTACTGTATTCTGCTTTCACATCAAAGTCCAAATCAAATGCTATTCAGAATTAGCAGAAACAGTGCATTTGCTTTGCTGTTGATTTTAACACAGCCAGGAATCTAATGGAAAGCTCACTTGTCATGCCATGGAGCTCTAGCACAGCAGTGGCACAGCTAAATTTTGAAGATACTGGGATGTGACAGAGTGGAATTGGCTCATGCTCAGTGCAAGCCAGCACGCTTTATTACCATTGCAGTCAGagcacagcctctgcagcccccatgacctcagcactggctgcattATGCTGAGAGAAAAAATTGCTCTCAGCatcagctgtgctctgctgtctCCAGAAAGAGCCATGAATTTTAGCTTTCCAAAAGGATTAGCAGATTagcaggaggcagcacagaaaaccccacaaaatcaTTCACTATTGAAGACCTCTCTTTCCCACATTTCCCGAGTCATAAACCTGGGTATCTTGGGGGAATCCattcctctcccctttcctctccctttatggctgctggagcacagaCTATATTGTGTATCCTCTTACTAGTAAGATGTTTGACAATATCTTGTGAAGTCAAATTGGAAGGAAAAATAGGGGCTGCTTTTCAGGAGAAAAGATACTTAAAATactaatttaaataataatggGTGAAGCTCAAAGAAGGAACCATATGTAGataaacagaaaatatctgTCATTTATGCACTGTTAACAGTATTATACTCTGAAACTAATTAAGCTGCTAAACATTTCTCAAGATGCAGGGTGGTTTCTTTTGTATCGTTTTCACTGAGCTGTATCTGCTCACCCTTCAAAACAGCGGTGGGAGAGGCAACTACAAGAAATCTGATCAAACAAGTGGGAAGTTATTCCATTAAAAGCA includes:
- the HTR1F gene encoding 5-hydroxytryptamine receptor 1F gives rise to the protein MDLINSTEQNSTSEEPFKWATSKILISITLSVLALMTTAINSLVMTAIIVTRKLHHPANYLICSLAVTDFLVAVLVMPFSIVYIVKETWIMGQVVCDIWLSVDITCCTCSILHLSAIALDRYRAITDAVEYARKRTPKHAGIMIAVVWIISIFISMPPLFWRHQTTSREDECIIKHDHIVSTIYSTFGAFYIPLALILILYYKIYKAAKTFHRRSVSRIVREEGVNGQVLLDAGERSTKSASMPSTTEKTSDPLVSSDKINITLRSPRSESKHEKSWKKQRISSTRERKAATTLGLILGAFVICWLPFFVKEVVVNTCETCHISEDMSNFLAWLGYINSLINPLIYTIFNEDFKKAFQKLVRCGQYL